TGACACGCGTTGGCGTCGGGTGCTCGACGAACAGGCCGAGGTGCTGGCGGCCTTCATCGCTGCGGTGCGCGACACGGACCGGGCGACGCTGCACGCGGTACCGGCCACCGGCGGCTGGAGCGTGGCGCAGGAGTGTGTGCACGTGGCGATGTCGTACGACTATGGTGCCGCCGCCGTGCGCGATGGTGCGGCGATGCGGCGCCGGGCGCCACGCGTGGTGGCCTGGCTCTCTCGTATGGTGCTGCTGCCGTACTTCCTGGCCACGCGCACGTTTCCGCGCGGGGCGCCCGCGCCGGGGGAGCTGCGCCCGCCTGTTGTTGACGACACCATGACGGCCGACGCGCTCACGGCGCGCGTGCGCGAAGCGGCTGCGGAGGCGGCATCGGCACTCCGCTTCGCCGAGGAACAACGGCCCGACCGCCGCGTGATGCATGCGTACTTCGGGCCGCTACGGCCGGCGCTCGCGCTCCGGTTGCTCTCGGCGCATAC
This genomic window from Gemmatimonadaceae bacterium contains:
- a CDS encoding DinB family protein, whose product is MAGGDTRWRRVLDEQAEVLAAFIAAVRDTDRATLHAVPATGGWSVAQECVHVAMSYDYGAAAVRDGAAMRRRAPRVVAWLSRMVLLPYFLATRTFPRGAPAPGELRPPVVDDTMTADALTARVREAAAEAASALRFAEEQRPDRRVMHAYFGPLRPALALRLLSAHTRHHACNLQQRARRS